The genomic region CCTCCAGTTCACCCACGGCTATGGCGTGGCCATGAGCCCGGTGACCGAGGTCCAGTCCGGCGGCCGTCCGGACTTTTTCATCCGTGACCTCCCGCCCTCCGGGGAGATTCCCCTGGACCGCCCGGAACTCTACTACGGCCTGAAGAGCCTGGATTATGTGATCGTGAACAGCCGGATGCAGGAGTTCAATTTCCCTGGCCCGGATGGCCCGGTGTACACCCACTACGAGGGCGACGGCGGGGTCCAGCTCGGCTCCTTCTTCCGCCGCCTGATGTACGCCTGGCAGTTCAAGGACGTGAACATCCTGATTTCCGGAGAGGTCACGCCGGAAAGCCGGATCCAGTACCGGCGCACAGTTCAGGAGCGCTTCACCACCGTGACCCCGTTCCTGCTGCGCGACCGGGAAGCCTATTCCGTGGTGGCCGACGGCCGGTTGTTCTGGATCCAGGACGCCTACACCACCACCAGCCGCTATCCCTATTCCACTCCCTGGGAGCGGCGGTTCAACTACATCCGCAACAGCGTCAAGGCCGTGGTGGACGCCTATCACGGGACTCTCACCTATTATGTCTTTGACGAGAGCGATCCGTTGATCCGCACCTACCAGGCCATGTTCCCCGAGTTGTTCAAGCCCCAGGAGGAGATGCCGGAGTATCTCCGGGCCCATGTCCGCTATCCCCAGGATATGTTCACGGTTCAGACCCAGATGCTGCTTCAGTACCACATGGAAGATCCGGTGGTCTTCTACAACAAGGAAGATCAGTGGTCCGTGCCCATGCAGCATTCCTTCGGCCAGACGGAAATCCTGCGGCCCTACTACATCGTGGCCCGGCTGCCCGGCGAAGAGAAGGAAGAATTCCTGCTCATCCAGCCCTTCACGCCCATCAACCGGCACAATCTGGTGGGCTGGATGGCCGCGCGCAGCGACGGGGAGAATTACGGCGACATGATCCTGTTCCGCTTCCCCACCGGCCGCCACGTGGACGGTCCCAGCCAGGTGGAGGCGCGCATCGACAACGACGCCGTCATATCCGAGCAGTTCACCTTGTGGGGCCAGGTCGGCTCCGAGGTCTTCCGGGGCATTCTTCTGGTCATCCCCATCGGGGATTCCATCCTCTACGCCGAACCGGTCTTCCTGCGCCCGGAAACCATTGATTTTCCGGAGCTGCGGCGGATCATCCTGGCCGACTCCCGGCAGGTGGTCATGCACCAGACCCTGGACGCCTCCATCAGCGCCCTGGTGGGCGACCTTCCGCCCGTGGCTCCGGTGGTGGAGACCGCGGAAGAAGAGGATGCGCGGAGGCCGCTGCTTCAGCTTCCGGACTTCAACCAGGGCTTGCGCGACGCCGTGGACAAGCTCCAGGAAGTGGTAGACCAGTTGCGTCGGTTGATGCAGTAAGCGTTTCCAAATAGGCCTCTCCAAAGAGACTACCGGGAGGCCTTCCTGACGGACCTTTCCGGTAACGAACCCGAGACCGCGCCCGTTTTGCGTCGTCCACGCGACGACCAAACGGGCGCGGTCTTTTCTCTCCGTGACATTATCCGCGGTCGTCACGGCCAGCGCGAATTTCTCTGATGCTTGTGCAGTTTTTTGCATGCTTGTGCAATCATGTTTGTGCAGTTTTTTGCATATCCATGGTGAGGTTAGATGGTATCTACATCTTAGCTTTGATATTGTTGATTTTTATTTTTTGGCATGCCCTTTGTAGTATGATAAGCATTCATTCACCATAACCACCTGAAGCAGGAGGCAATTTATGCGACGTTTTCTTTCCACCAGTGCGATACTTCTTGTGTTTGCCCTGATCTCCGTACCCGTTCTGGCGCAACACCAGCACGGTCCCGGTCAACCCGGCAAGCCAGGGGCTGAGGTGCAACAGCGTCAGCACGGCGCCGGACATCCGGTGCTCGGCAACCTCTCCGAGGAGCAACAGGAAGCAATGGTCGCGCTGTTCGCGGAGCACCGCAAGCACATGATGCAGCACAACCTGCACCTGCGTGCCAAGCAGGCCGAACTGGACGTGCTCCTGGCCGCCCCGGAGTTCCAGCAGGCCCAGATTGACACCGTGACTGCCGAAATCATCACCCTGAAGGGCGAAGCCATGAAGCTCAGGAACGATCTGCGGCGCAAGGTTTTCGAGGAAACCGGGCACCTGATGCAGGGCGGCACGGGCGGCAGAGGTCACGGTATGTCGGACCGCGGCAAGATGTCCGGCAAGAAAGGCCGGATGGGAAACTGCCCGATGATGTCCGGGCACGGAGCGCGATCGGCTGAATAACATCTTAAAAAACAAAAATGCCGCCCGGAAGACGGGCGGCATTTTTGTTTATGTTCATAACACCACTCAATAACGCTTCACAATGCTTCGCCATGCACATCCTGCCGGCCATCCACCGCGAAACGCGCTACCTTATGCCCTTGTTGGCCATGGTTCTGCTCGGGTTGAGCCTGATCTTCGTCACCTGGCAGAACCTGCGGCATCAGCGACAGGCCGTTGAGCAGCACATGGTGCTGGCGGCCCGGGCCGTGGCCATGGGCATCGAGGGCAACATGGCTTGGCGGATGCGCGGGCCTTCGCGGACGGCCACGCCCAGGGTTTCGGGCAAGGAATTTCTTCAGGAACTACTGACCTCCCCGGACCTGGTTCTTGTCGGCGTCGTGGGGCCTTCCGGGCAGATGGTGCTCGCTTCCGAAGACCCGGAGAGCTTTCCGACGCTTCCTCCAGCCGCTTTGGAAACCCTGCGGGACGAACGGCAGTGGCACGGATTCGCCCGTCACCAGGGCCAGGATATCCTGCTCTACGTCCATCAACTCCGGCAGCCCGCCGCCCGGCACATGCATGAAACCTTTCTCTCCCCGGGCCATCACGCCCCGGGCCATGCCTCTTATCTCGTCCTCGGCCTGGACATGAGCGAGCATCTGGTCATGTACCATGACGCGCGGCGCGCGGCGCTCTGGCAGGGCGGCTACGTGCTGGCCACGGTGGTCCTGTTGTGGATCGGGGCGATGAAGCTGTTGCAGCGCCGGGAACAAAGCGCCAAAGTCAAGGAATTGGAGCAGTTTCAGGCCAAGCTGGTGGACAACCTGCCGGACGGCTTGCTGACCGTGGACACCGAAGGCGTGATCCGCGGGGCCAATCCTTCGGCCGTGGCCTTGCTGGGCGGAGACGGGCCGTTGCCCGGCCGTCGCTGGATTGATCTCGCTCTCAACCAACAGTCTGGCTGGGAGTCAAACCGGCCCGGTGAGCCGCGAGCGGAACCAGGGGCCGCGCCGAGCCCGAATGCGGGTCCCGCGTCAGGGCCGCCGGGGATGTTCTGGCGGAACTACTCCTTCGCGGATCGCCATCTGGAAATTCTGGCCGTGCCCTTGCGGGCGGATGAGCGGGAGTTGGGCGAACGTCTGGTGCTGGTCCGAGATCGGACCGAAATCAAAAAGCTGGAAGACAGCCTGCAGGAGTCCGAACGGCTGGCGGCCATCGGCAGGTTGGCCGCGGCCGTGGCCCATGAAATCCGCAATCCGCTCAGTGCCCTGCGCGGATTCGCTCAGTTTTTCGCCGGCAAGCTGGCTGGTCGCGAACCCGAGGAAACCTACGCCCGGACCATGGTCGCCGAGGCCGACCGCCTGAACCGGGTGATTACGGACCTGCTCTTCCTGGCCAAGCCCAAGCCGCCTCAAAAAAACGCGGTCCGACTGACCGAATTGCTGGAGAG from Desulfonatronum sp. SC1 harbors:
- a CDS encoding UPF0182 family protein, which produces MLFSFGPGPQGPYDPRDPFPQFKVEEMDFSKFHRFLRLGLLGLALIILWSGLNWAQGFYTDWLWYSSLDHQGVLWKVVTTKIWLYLGAVLVFLALAVPNLVAVVRTTGRMFPRAGHKLPPGIYDSARSVLVWLSGGVVALGAFLLASGPAGEWNVVLRYLHQVPFGETDPIFNNDYSFYIFALPALEFFRSWLVGLTVLVAIIVAAFYYLNSILRGEAFAFRGPILSHLAVLGAFLFVLIAAGHWLSRYDLLYSTMGAVYGVGYTDNLFNMPSRAFMAVVALVAAGALLAAAKTGRKELAVWSVGAWFGLNIVLGSLVPGLIQRLVVEPSELARETSYLANNISHTRQAFGLEGLRSMSHPALGEVDHATVEANQGTIQNIRLWDEGPLMQSYNQIQFFRLYYDFLAVHTDRYMVNDELRQVMLATRELSAEKLPTEAQRWVNRHLQFTHGYGVAMSPVTEVQSGGRPDFFIRDLPPSGEIPLDRPELYYGLKSLDYVIVNSRMQEFNFPGPDGPVYTHYEGDGGVQLGSFFRRLMYAWQFKDVNILISGEVTPESRIQYRRTVQERFTTVTPFLLRDREAYSVVADGRLFWIQDAYTTTSRYPYSTPWERRFNYIRNSVKAVVDAYHGTLTYYVFDESDPLIRTYQAMFPELFKPQEEMPEYLRAHVRYPQDMFTVQTQMLLQYHMEDPVVFYNKEDQWSVPMQHSFGQTEILRPYYIVARLPGEEKEEFLLIQPFTPINRHNLVGWMAARSDGENYGDMILFRFPTGRHVDGPSQVEARIDNDAVISEQFTLWGQVGSEVFRGILLVIPIGDSILYAEPVFLRPETIDFPELRRIILADSRQVVMHQTLDASISALVGDLPPVAPVVETAEEEDARRPLLQLPDFNQGLRDAVDKLQEVVDQLRRLMQ
- a CDS encoding Spy/CpxP family protein refolding chaperone, encoding MRRFLSTSAILLVFALISVPVLAQHQHGPGQPGKPGAEVQQRQHGAGHPVLGNLSEEQQEAMVALFAEHRKHMMQHNLHLRAKQAELDVLLAAPEFQQAQIDTVTAEIITLKGEAMKLRNDLRRKVFEETGHLMQGGTGGRGHGMSDRGKMSGKKGRMGNCPMMSGHGARSAE
- a CDS encoding nitrogen regulation protein NR(II), translated to MHILPAIHRETRYLMPLLAMVLLGLSLIFVTWQNLRHQRQAVEQHMVLAARAVAMGIEGNMAWRMRGPSRTATPRVSGKEFLQELLTSPDLVLVGVVGPSGQMVLASEDPESFPTLPPAALETLRDERQWHGFARHQGQDILLYVHQLRQPAARHMHETFLSPGHHAPGHASYLVLGLDMSEHLVMYHDARRAALWQGGYVLATVVLLWIGAMKLLQRREQSAKVKELEQFQAKLVDNLPDGLLTVDTEGVIRGANPSAVALLGGDGPLPGRRWIDLALNQQSGWESNRPGEPRAEPGAAPSPNAGPASGPPGMFWRNYSFADRHLEILAVPLRADERELGERLVLVRDRTEIKKLEDSLQESERLAAIGRLAAAVAHEIRNPLSALRGFAQFFAGKLAGREPEETYARTMVAEADRLNRVITDLLFLAKPKPPQKNAVRLTELLESVEDLLRTDLDRHGIEVRRHFGEERTVWADPDLLKQCLLNLLMNAIQAVAENKGDTTGVIDVHMEPGSEGLWVVVRDNGPGMDAQQRQRALEPFYTTRKDGSGLGLAIVHKIVRDHGGRLEISSSPGQGARISLFFPE